One Synechococcus sp. MU1617 genomic window, CGCCAAGCGGGCCGGTTTGCTGCGCCAATCGGGCACCACCTTGACGAACAGCTCTAAATACACCGGGCCATCGATCAGCACCTGCATCTGCAGCCGGGCCCCCTGGCCGATCGTCTTGAGCATCGCCCCACCTTTGCCGATCAGGATTCCCTTCTGACTCTTGCGTTCCACCAGCACCGTGGCCAGAACGGCTGTTCGCCCAGCCCCTTTGCCCTTTGCCGGCAACTCCTCAACGCGATCAATGGTGACAGCAACGCTGTGGGGCACCTCCTCCCGCGTGTGCAGAAGAACCTGCTCGCGGATCAGTTCACCCAGCAGCACCCGCTCTGGTTGATCACTCACCATCTCGGGCGGATAAAGCTGTGGCCCCAAGGGCAACTGAGCCGCCATCGCTGCTGTGAGCTCTTCGCAGCCATCGCCTGAAAGGGCGCTGCAGCGGTGCACCGGCCAATTCGTCTCATGCAGCAGGGCGGCATAGGCCTCTTCCGCCTCGGAGCGATGCTCCTCCGCCAGTTTGTCCCACTTGTTCAGGGCCACCAGCACCGGCAGGGACTGCTGCTGCAGCAGATTCACGATGAAGGCATCACCCCGCCCCGGGCGCTCGCACCCCTCCAGAAGCAACACCACCAGGTCCACTTCACCGATGGCGCTGCGCGCACTCTTCACCAAGCGTTCCCCAAGCAAGTGGTGGGGTTTGTGGATGCCAGGGGTGTCCACCAGCACCATCTGTGCCACCTCCGTGGTGAGGATTGCCCGCAGGCGATTGCGGGTGGTTTGGGCCACAGGGGATGTGATCGCCACCTTCTCCCCAACCAGCTGATTCACCAGCGTGGATTTACCCACGTTCGGTCGACCAATCAGTGCGATGAAGCCAGAGCGGTAGTCCTCTGGCAGAGGAGTTGGTTGCATACGCCAAGTCTGCGCCGTCAACGGCCTCCTCGCGTTTCTGCCTCTTCCAAAGCGGCAGATGGATCACCCGAAAGATCCGCCATCAAAAATTCCTTGGTTTCAGGCAGCGCCAACCGAAGATTTGATTGGAAATCAAACTCCACCTCCAACGCGGTGGCTTTCAAATCGAGCAGATGGCCACCATGGCGCTGATCGTCTGAAAGGAAATGAAGGTGATAGCCGGGAATATTGAGGCTGCTTGCATGGGTTGGACTCCAAAAACCAACCAACGTTCCCCGTATGGCGTGATGGGTGAACGTGGTTTGAGCGCGCGTTGCATCCAGCAGGCTGGCCCCTTGTTCAACGCGCGAAACGGAGCGCACCATCACCTCTTCAAATTCGCCCGTAACGCGAATCGCCACAAACAAATTCGCACTGGGGCGATAGGGGTCGAGCAGCTGAGCAAACTGCCCCAGATCCGAAATCGGGCCGAGACGCATCTGGCGTTCGCAGGCGAAATGGGTGGCAATCCAAAAGGGAATCCCTTCGTCCATTGGAGCCTGGATGAGCGTGCCGTCGGCACCGGCTTGCCAACACACACCGTTCAAGAGGATTCCCTCCCCATCAAGCTGCTCAAACGTGCCAATGCCGAAATCACCGTGGTCTGCAAGATCTTTCACCTGCAGCGCCTCACCAAACACCCCTTTTACGACCGCACTTGAGGTGGATAGCTGCCACAGGGTGTGGTGCTCCAGATCGAGATAATCGCCAAGAGCCTTCCGGATCACAGCACTCGCACTCTCTCCTGATCGCTCACAGTGCTGCTGAAGCTCTTTCCAATGTCCTGCTGGAAGACGCAGATGAAGATCATGGAAAGAAGCGCTGGACATTGGAACGGCCACACCTGCCCATAGCCTGGCCACAGTGTTTCCACGCTGCCATGGCCAATCAGCAGCCCACCTTCCAGCAGGCCATGGAGATCACAGCGGCCTGGCTGCAGCAGTGGGATAACGAGGAGATCAGCGATGAGGTGCTGGCCGACCGGATCGGTGAAATGGTGGCCAGCCGCGATGGTGCCCGGGGATTTTTTGTGGTGAGCCTGGCGGGCGAGAGCGTACTGATGGATCGGTTGCCCGATGCCGTCGTCGGCCAACTGCGCGGCGCCGGTGCTGGAGTTGTGGATCTGAGCGTCCGCAATCTGGCCATGAGCACCGCCATGGCCGTTCATCACAGGCGCACGGGAGATGAAGTGCAGCAGGCAGGCTCGGAGCGGGTCAGCAACCGCTGCATTGAACTACTCAGGCTGCTGGAACCAGCAGAGGTGAAAGAGCGTCTGGAGCAACTGCTGGCCGCCGCCCTCGACAACCGCGGTGAAGACGTCTCCTTCCTGGAGAAGTGGGGGTACGACGCCGAGCAGAAACAAGCGATCGGGAACAGCGTCTATGCCGTGGCCGAAGGTTGAGCCATAAAAAAACCCCGGACAAGCCGGGGCGAAGGCGGATTCGATTGCGTTGAAATCGTCAGTCGCGACGACCACCACCGTTGAGCACGATGATCAAGCGCAGGATGAAGATGAACAGGTTGATGTAGGTGAGGTACATGCTCAAGGCACCTGCCAGGTATTGGTCATCCCGGTAAGAGCGAGGCATCGTGTAGAAGTCGACGAAGGCGGCGCCTACGAAGAGCACAGTGCCGAAGCCGGCGATCATCAGTTCAAAGCTGGTGCCATGGAAGATGGCTGGGGCAAAAATGCCGCCAACAAACTGGACGACCATGGCCAGGATCAGGCCAATCAAGCCGAGACCAACCACGCCGGAGAGCGCCTGACCGACGGAATCACTCATGCGACGACCAACGATCGACGCAATCACGAAGGTGATGCCGGTGGCCAGGGCAGCTGTGCCGACCGCACCGATACCGGCGACAGCTCCAGCGAACGCCACGAGACCGCTCAGGGTGAATCCGGTGATCAGGCTGTAGATCGACAACAGCGGCAAGGCTGTGGCGTTGTTCCCCTTCATCGCGACGTTCTGCGCGACGAAGAAGAGAACCAGGTTGCCGATCACGGCCACCCAGAACAGGGGCATGAACAACGGGGTGGCCATCATCGAAAGACCACCGATCACCCCGATCGAGGTGAGCACCATGCCGCCGCCGACGTAGGGCAGCGCTTTATTGACAACGTTGGGCCCGACAAGGGC contains:
- the era gene encoding GTPase Era, which codes for MQPTPLPEDYRSGFIALIGRPNVGKSTLVNQLVGEKVAITSPVAQTTRNRLRAILTTEVAQMVLVDTPGIHKPHHLLGERLVKSARSAIGEVDLVVLLLEGCERPGRGDAFIVNLLQQQSLPVLVALNKWDKLAEEHRSEAEEAYAALLHETNWPVHRCSALSGDGCEELTAAMAAQLPLGPQLYPPEMVSDQPERVLLGELIREQVLLHTREEVPHSVAVTIDRVEELPAKGKGAGRTAVLATVLVERKSQKGILIGKGGAMLKTIGQGARLQMQVLIDGPVYLELFVKVVPDWRSKPARLAELGYTGNQ
- a CDS encoding Bax inhibitor-1 family protein — its product is MPASSNFQEAIRQAQSSALVGPNVVNKALPYVGGGMVLTSIGVIGGLSMMATPLFMPLFWVAVIGNLVLFFVAQNVAMKGNNATALPLLSIYSLITGFTLSGLVAFAGAVAGIGAVGTAALATGITFVIASIVGRRMSDSVGQALSGVVGLGLIGLILAMVVQFVGGIFAPAIFHGTSFELMIAGFGTVLFVGAAFVDFYTMPRSYRDDQYLAGALSMYLTYINLFIFILRLIIVLNGGGRRD
- the budA gene encoding acetolactate decarboxylase is translated as MSSASFHDLHLRLPAGHWKELQQHCERSGESASAVIRKALGDYLDLEHHTLWQLSTSSAVVKGVFGEALQVKDLADHGDFGIGTFEQLDGEGILLNGVCWQAGADGTLIQAPMDEGIPFWIATHFACERQMRLGPISDLGQFAQLLDPYRPSANLFVAIRVTGEFEEVMVRSVSRVEQGASLLDATRAQTTFTHHAIRGTLVGFWSPTHASSLNIPGYHLHFLSDDQRHGGHLLDLKATALEVEFDFQSNLRLALPETKEFLMADLSGDPSAALEEAETRGGR